In Manis pentadactyla isolate mManPen7 chromosome 3, mManPen7.hap1, whole genome shotgun sequence, a single window of DNA contains:
- the HEY1 gene encoding hairy/enhancer-of-split related with YRPW motif protein 1 — translation MKRAHPEYSSSDSELDETIEVEKESADENGNLSSALGSMSPTTSSQILARKRRRGIIEKRRRDRINNSLSELRRLVPSAFEKQGSAKLEKAEILQMTVDHLKMLHTAGGKGYFDAHALAMDYRSLGFRECLAEVARYLSIIEGLDASDPLRVRLVSHLNNYASQREAASGAHAGLGHIPWGSAFGHHPHVAHPLLLQQNGHGNTGTTSPTEPHHQGRLASAHPEAPALRAPPSGGLGPVLPVVTSASKLSPPLLSSVASLSAFPFSFGSFHLLSPNALSPSASTQAANLGKPYRPWGTEIGAF, via the exons ATGAAGCGAGCCCACCCCGAGTACAGCTCTTCCGATAGCGAGCTCGACGAGACGATTGAAGTGGAAAAGGAGAGTGCGGATGAGAATGG AAACTTAAGTTCGGCTCTGGGTTCCATGTCCCCAACTACATCTTCACAGATCTTGGCTAGGAAAAGACGTAGAGGC ATCATTGAGAAGCGCCGACGGGACCGGATCAATAACAGTTTGTCTGAGCTGAGGAGGCTTGTACCCAGTGCTTTTGAGAAGCAG GGATCTGCTAAGCTAGAAAAAGCCGAGATCCTGCAGATGACCGTGGATCACCTGAAAATGCTGCACACTGCAGGAGGGAAAG GCTATTTTGACGCACACGCCCTTGCTATGGACTATCGGAGTTTGGGATTTCGGGAGTGCCTGGCAGAGGTTGCCCGTTACCTGAGCATCATTGAAGGACTAGATGCCTCTGACCCGCTGCGAGTTCGACTGGTATCGCATCTTAACAACTATGCCTCCCAGCGGGAAGCGGCCAGCGGCGCCCACGCAGGCCTTGGACACATTCCTTGGGGGAGCGCCTTCGGACATCACCCGCACGTCGCGCATCCCCTGTTGCTGCAGCAAAACGGCCACGGGAACACTGGCACCACCTCGCCTACGGAACCACACCATCAGGGAAGGTTGGCCTCGGCACATCCGGAGGCGCCCGCCTTGCGAGCGCCTCCTAGTGGCGGCCTTGGGCCGGTGCTCCCCGTGGTCACCTCCGCCTCCAAACTCTCGCCGCCTCTGCTCTCCTCAGTGGCCTCCCTGTCGGCCTTCCCCTTCTCTTTTGGCTCCTTCCACTTATTGTCCCCCAATGCATTGAGCCCTTCGGCATCCACGCAGGCAGCAAACCTTGGCAAACCCTATAGACCTTGGGGGACGGAGATTGGAGCTTTTTAA